In the Loxodonta africana isolate mLoxAfr1 chromosome 1, mLoxAfr1.hap2, whole genome shotgun sequence genome, one interval contains:
- the LOC111753133 gene encoding small integral membrane protein 30-like: MVGGDSSIKTSVSTQLLLVPISLLLVLPVVEAVDTGNAMAVLLDVALSITGSSACLEVYPQKRNGHV, encoded by the exons ATGGTTGGAGGGG ATTCCAGCATCAAGACCTCAGTTTCAACACAGTTGTTGTTAGTCCCCATTTCACTGCTTTTGGTGCTGCCTGTAGTTGAAGCGGTAGACACCGGAAATGCAATGGCTGTCTTGTTAGACGTGGCTCTCAGCATCACAGGCAGTTCTGCTTGTTTAGAGGTATACCCACAAAAGAGAAATGGACACGTGTAA